The sequence GCAACAGGAAGAGCGAGAAACGCGTTGATGCGTGGTATTAGAGGAAACAGTGACCGTGATAAACTCATCCTGTCAGAGATTTCCGTCATCTGGATTCGTGAAGATGATCCATGCAATGTCACCGGTTATCGACTGCTACCGAAGATGGACCGTCGCTTTATATGCACTGACTGCCTCACGGATGGCTGGCAGAGTGTTCCCCTCCCCATGGCATCACGAGAGGTCAGACCGTGGATAAAGCATCCCGTTTGTTGCTGTTTCTCGATGTAGTAGAAGCACAGAGTTTTTCCAAGGCGGCTGACCATCGTCAGGTCAACCGCTCGGTGGTCTCCAAGCAGATCAGCCGTCTGGAAGAAGAACTGCAGATTCGTCTGTTCAATCGCTCGACTCGCTCACTGGCTCTGACGGATGCGGGGCGCGAGATCCATCAGCACGCACTGCGTCTGCGTGAAGTGCTGGAAGATACCGACGATGTGGCCGGCGCCTATCAGGATGGCCCGCGCGGCATCCTGAAGATCACCAGCCCGAGCCACTTCGGCCGCACCTACGTCGCCCAGGCCGTGCGTCTGTACATGGAGCGCTACCCGGATACCCAGGTGGAAGTGCGCCTGGAAGATCACCTGACCGACCTGATCGGCGGCGGTTATGACCTGGCCATTCGCATGTCGGAGCTGGAAGACTCCAACCTGATCGCGCGTCCGCTGGCGGCACACCGTCACCTGATCTGTGCCTCGCCGGCCTTCATCGAGCGTCACGGCATGCCCCAGACCCCCGCCGACCTGTCTGGCCTGCCGGCAGCGGTGTATTCCCGCGATGGCTTCATTCTCGATCGCCTGCGCGTCTGCACCGAGAGCGGTGTCGAGGAAAAGGTGGCACTGGATTCGCGTCTCAAGGTCAATGATGCCGACGTGCTGATCGGTGCCATCAAGTCGGGAGCCTGCTATGGCATGGTGTCCGCGATCAGCATCAAGGACGAGATCCTGGATGGAGAACTGGTGCCGCTGTTGACCAACGTGCCGATGAAGCCCTTGCCTTCGATCCACCTGGTCTACCCGCACCGCCAGTACCTGCCGCAGAAGACGCGTCGCTTCAGCGATTGCCTGCAGGAGGTCGTCGGCACTCCCCCCGTCTGGGAGCAGCGCATTCCGGGCTTCGAGAACATGTACGGCTACGGTAGCGGTTGCAGCGAATGAGACATCGCCACGACTCCCGAGTCTGAATGCAAGCCGTCCCCTCCCACGGCTACTGCCAGCCCCGAACGTCCAGCATGAAAACGCCCGCCATGCAGAATCACTGCGTGGCGGGCGTTTTCATTCAAGGCCCCTTCACTTACCCCCCCTCAGGACATGGCACTCAGGGGTAGGGATGGATTGACGGCTTGCGATTGAGCCACTCGACCAGCTCCGGCAGGCGCTTGGGCCGTGCATAACGGAAGCCCTGTACCAGGTGACAGCCCATCTCGACCAGCAGGCGCTCCTGCTCTGCGGTCTCGACGCCCTCCGCCAGCACCTCCATGCCCAGACTGTCGGCCAGCGAGATCGCATGGGAGACGATGGCGCGGTCACGGGCATCATGATCAAGACTACCGACGAAGCGCTGATCGACCTTGAGGCGGCAAGCACGCAGGTCGCGCACGTAGAGCAGTGACGCGAAGCCGGTGCCGAAGTCATCGATCGCCAGGCGCACACCGCGTTCGATCAGGCCGGTCAGTCGCTCCACGACGCGATCGAGATCCGGTACGCGTGAAGATTCGGTGATCTCAAGCTCCAGGCGTTCCGGGAGGAAGCCATGACGTGCCAGAGCCTCCGAGACGCGCTCGGGGAAGCCGGGGTCACGAAACTCCTGAGCCGAGACATTGATCGCCACTGACAGCGGCTTGCCGTTCGGCGTCACCAGATCACGCGTCGCCGAGAGGGCCGTGTCCATCACTCGCGCGCCGACGGTGCCGATCAAGCCGTACTGCTCCGCCAACGGGATGAAGCGTCCCGGCCCGATGGTGCCAAGCTCGGGGTGGTCCCAGCGCACCAGCACCTCGACGCCGACGGCCTCGCCACTGGCGAGGTCAAACTGGGGCTGGAAGGCGAGATCCAGCTCTTCAAGATGCTCGCGCAGGTCACTGGTCAGGCGATAGTCGTTGAGGTGCTGCATGTGCGCGCCGGGCGAGAACACATGCAGGGGACCGCAGACATCGATGTCGTCGTATCCCCCGTGCAACATGGCGAGTTCGGCCAGATGCATCAGGCGATGGGCACGCCGTGCGTGCTGCGGCGCCAGACTGATGCCGACCCGTGCCGTGACCGGCAGAGGCTTGCCATCCAGTCGCATCAGCATCACCAGGCGTTCGCACAGCTCGTTGGCACGCATGATCAGGCTGGCCTCATCCCCGGCGAAGAACAGCGCGAAGGCGTTGCCTAGGGGGCGGCAGACCAGGGCGTCGCGATACTGCAGGGACATGGCTTCTGCCACACGCTCCAGCAGCGGATCGATACGTTCGGCTCCATGCGCCGAGTTGATGATTTCCAGGTGGGTCAGCGACAGGTAGATGATGCCACCATCGATGCTTTCTTCCAGCAGCAGTTCATCGATCTGAGCATTGAAGCGATCGCGCGACAGCAGGTTGATGGGCTGCATACGGCGCAGGGCGATCAAGACCTTGTCATCCACCCCGGCCGCTCGGGCCTCCGCCAGCCCCGAGAACGGCGCCTTGAGGCGGACTCGCCGCTCGCTGACCGGCTCGAGACGCGGCCGCTCGGTGCCGAACAGCTCCTGCCAGCCACAGGTGTTGGCCACCAGACACTCGGCATCGAAGATCGCCATGCGCCACGGCAGATTGGCCTTCTGCACCAGCAGCCATTCTCCCAGCTCGCCGGTGATGCCCATCAACCAGAAGCCGGGCTGGCCGCTGATGCCACAAGGCTCCGGCTGCTTGGGCAGCGGGGATGGCAGCTCCGGCACTTTGTCTTCCTGGCGAGCGCGCGGCGACGTCCAGGCGAGCTGGCCGAAGCAATCATGAATCCACAACGGCTCTTCGATGGACGACAGCAATTTGATCAAGATATCGAGAGGCACGTTCACTCCACCTGCAGTCATAAGGAAAATGGCTTGATGCCCCGCAAGGGCCGCCTGTCGCCAGTGATGCTGGTCGTTGGCTGCGCAACGCGGGCAACACCACCGGGACACGACGCGTCATTCACGCTACCAGCTGTTCTCGCGCTTATCTGCTTACACCTGCTCTCATTGTCGCCGCTGGCTGCAGCATGGCCCGGCCGCATGGCTATGGCTAGTGCGGCAACGTCCAGGCGCACATGCAACTCTACCGCGCGCCATTGCGAGAGCCACTCCCGGAGCCATTTGGCAAGCCACTCAGCCGGCTCCTCAACCTGCTCCTTAGCCAGTCATCCCGAAGGGCGTGCCGTCAGGGCAAGCACCAGGTGGACAAGCGTGCAGCACGCAGTCGACTCTCTCTACGCTTCGCTAATACTCCGAGTCTATGCCAGCCTGTGGTGCGGGTACCAAGGCTATTTTCTCGCCGACTCAACGCTTGGCTGCCATGGCCACAGTAGAACCTGGCGACAGGCGGCGTATCCGCGATCCGCATCAGTGCGCGAGTGGCATCAAGGCGTGTGGAAGAGTAGGATAGGCGCCCGTTTCGCCCGGACCGGATCCCGGGCGCCGAATCCATCGGTCAAAGAAATTCTCCGTCATGACTCTCAATGTCCAGAATTCTGCTGTCTCCGCTTCCGCCCCCTCTGCAGAGCGTCCCCGCGCCGTCGTCATCTACTCCGGTGGCATGGACTCCTACACTGTTCTGCATCAAGCGCTGAAGGAAGGCTTCGAGGTACATGCCCTCTCCTTCCATTATGGCCAACGTCACTCGCGTGAGCTCGACGTCGCACGCCAGGTCTGCGAGTCGTTGGGCGTCGCCCACGAAGTCGTCGACATTCGCGCCATCCATGGCCTGATCGACAACTCCGCGCTGACCAACAGTGACCAGACGATGCCCAAGGCCGACTACGACGAGGCCTCCATGACCTCAACCGTGGTGCCCAACCGCAACATGATCCTGCTGTCCCTGGCCATCGCCAAGGCCGTCAACATCGAGGCCGAAGTCTGCTTCTATGGTGCCCACGGGGGCGATCACGTGCTCTACCCGGATTGCCGTCCGGAGTTCGTCGACAAGATGAACGCCGTCGCCGCAATCGCCAACTTCTCTCCGGTGGAGATTCGCGCGCCCTTCCTGCACGCGAGCAAGGACGAGATTCTGGCCGCGGGCATCGCCATGCAACTCGATTACGCCCAGACCTGGACCTGCTACGAAGGCCGCGAACTGGCCTGCGGGGAATGCGGCAGCTGCCGTGAACGTCTCGAGGCCTTCGCCGACCATGGGCTGAGCGATCCGCTCGGTTACGAAACGACCGACTCCGTCAAGGACGCAGGCATTCTCTGATGTATACGGTAAAGGAAGCGTTCTACACCCTGCAGGGCGAAGGTGCTCGCGCAGGGCGCGCCAGCGTGTTCTGCCGCTTTGCCGGCTGTAATCTGTGGAGTGGCCGCGAGCAGGACCGCGACACCTCGGTCTGTCGCTTCTGCGACACCGATTTCGTCGGCACCAACGGTCAGAATGGCGGCAAGTTCCGCACCGCAAACGCGCTAGCGGACTTTTTGGCCAGCCTGTGGCCGGAACACACCGGCATCGCCACGCCCTATGTGGTCTTCACCGGCGGTGAGCCGCTGTTGCAGCTCGACAGTGAACTGGTGGACGCGATGCACGCCCGCGGCTTCGAGATCGCGGTGGAGACCAACGGCACCATCGAGCCGCCTGCCGGCATCGACTGGCTGTGCGTGAGCCCTAAGGGCGCCAGTGAGCTGACCCTCACCGGCGGCGATGAGCTCAAGCTCGTCTACCCGCAGCCGGAAGCCCTGCCGGAGCGCTTCGTCAGTCTGGACTTCGCGCACTTCTATCTGCAGCCACTGGATACCGCCGCCCTGGATGCCCTGACCGCGCCTGCCGCGGCCCGCGAGCATTACCGCGAGGTACTGGCGTCCGACACGCCGATGAACCAGTGCGTCAGCTACTGCATGCGCAACCCCCAGTGGCAGCTCTCGCTGCAGACCCACAAGATCAGTGGTATCGATTGATGACCGCAATGACTCCCAAGACCCTGTTCGTCAGGGCCCTCACCGCGGTGGATGCCTCGGTGTGGAGCAATACCCGCGGCCTGCACGGCATCAGCCAGCATCTGGATCTGGAGCTGGACGGCGCCGTCGGCCATGACGGCATGCTGTTCGACTTCGGCGATGTCAAGCCGTGGGCCAAGCGCATGATCGATCAGGACGCCGATCACACCCTGATCGTGCCCAGCCAGGCCGAAGGCGTGAGCATCACGGACTGCCCGGAAGGACTGTGCCTGCGCTTCACCCAGCCCTATGCCATGGAAGTACGCGGCCCGCGTCAGGCCTTCTGCCTGCTGCCGGTGGCCGAGGTCACCAGCGAGGTGCTGGCCAACCACTTCGAGAAGCTGCTGACTCGCCGCCTGCCGCCGCGCGTCGAGGCGCTGCGCGTGCGTCTGCGCGACGAGACCATCGACGGCGCCGCCTACACCTACAGTCATGGTCTGCGTCATCATAGCGGCAACTGCCAGCGCATCGCGCATGGTCATCGCTCTCCGCTGGTCATCGAGCGCAATGGGGTGCGAGACACGGCGCTGGAAGCCGAGTGGGCTGGGAAGCTCAACGACCGCTATCTGGCCGAGGAAGGCGATCTGATCGATCGTCCGGGACGGGAGCTGGTATTCAGCTATGAAGCGCCGCAGGGCAGGTTCCGCATCCGTCTGCCGCGCAAGCAGGTCTGGCTACTGCCGACACCGACCACCATCGAGTGGATCGCCGACTGGCTGGCGCGTCAGATCGCCCTCGACAGCGGTGACAGCATTCGCGTCGAGGCCTATGAGGGCATCAACAAGGGCGCCATCGCGCGCCATACCCCGCAGACGGCGCGCGAGCCGCTCGTCCTCCCCGAGCACGAAGACACGACCGCCACCTCATGACACAGACTGCCGCCCCTTCTGCAGATGCTGCCACTCTCGGCTGTCGTGCCGGTTGCGGCGGCTGCTGCATCGCCCCTTCGATCTCGAGCCCGATTCCCGGCATGCCCGATGGCAAGCCAGCGGGGGTGCGTTGCGTGCAGCTGGATGACGACAACCTGTGCAAGCTGTTCGGCACACCGCAGCGCCCGGCGGTGTGCCGTGACTTCGATTTCGATCACGAGCTGTGTGGCGATTCCCGCGAAGAAGCCCTGCGCCTGATCGGCGAATGGGAGCGCCTGACGTAGCAGACAGCTCTTGAGAGGCATGGGCTGAAGCGCTCCACGAAGGAGCACCTCAGCTCACTCGCCGAAGAAGTTGAAAGGTCTGGCAGCGCCGTCGCTACGACAGGCCAGCAAGGCCGCATTCAGCTGGTGGGAGTCCTCAAGCGGCAACGCCGCCACCATCCCTTCCTGCTCCTCCCCCTGCTCCTGTCCATCCAGCGGTGCAATCAGCTCAAGCCGCGAATCCTCACGCCAACTGGACGGCGCAAGCTCGGCACGCCCCTTGGCGCGGTTATAGCTGCGCCAACCATCCTGGGTGTGAAAGACGCCCTTGATGCGCCACTCGCGCGGCAGGCCATCCAGCCACTGGGTCAGCTGATCGAGATCGAACACCTCGCTTGCGGCGATTCGCCAGCCCAGACTGGCATGCTCAAGCCCTTCGGCCTGCTCGATCACCGGTGCGCCGGACAGCGGCATCACGTCCGAGGCGGGCGATTCATCACCCACGGACGCCTCAAGTGCCTGACCCGCATTGGCGTATGCGGCACGATGCGCGGCCGGCATCGTCACATTCATCTGTTCCGCCAACGGCTCATCGACACTTCCGCTCGCGCCCTGTCCTGCCATCAACCAGTCAATGATCCGGGCTTCCTGACCGTTCATGCGTGCCTTGAGTGCATGGGTCTCGCCGTCGGCTCTGCCCAGCTCACCGACCCAGCGCTTGCGCGGCCACATCCCCGCCAGAAACTCATGCGCGGCCGCCAGCTGCTGATCGCTCGCCAGATCTCGCTTGCTGAGCACCACGCCGCCCGCCAGCGTCAGCTGGTCCCGGAAAGTGCCGTGTTCGCGCGTGCGGGGGTCGTCCAGTGCGCGCGGGTCCAGCAGGGTGATGACTTCCTCAAGCGCAAGCGCCGAGGCCAGCCCTTCACTGCGCAGCACATCGATCAGCCCCGCCGGATGCCCCAGCCCTGAGGGCTCGATGATCAGACGATCAGGGCGCGTCTGATGAATCAGGCTGACCAGCCCCGCCTGCAGCACGAAGGCCAGCTGACAGCACAGGCACCCGCCGGGCAGCCCCTTGACGCTGACATCCTCGCGCCAGGCAAACAGTGCCTGATCGATCCCCACCTGTCCGAACTCATTGACCAGGATCGCCCAGTGTTCATCCTCAGGCTTGGTCGCGACCAATGCCTGGATGAAACTGCTCTTGCCTGTTCCCAGGAAGCCGGTGATCAGATGCACTGGTATCCGCGTTTGGCGTGCAAAATCCGTCGGGGCGTCGCCGGTATCGGCGCCGCGTGAAGCCACAGACATGCTGAAATCTCCGCAAGATGAAGGGCGTGCAAAAGGTTATAGAGTAACAAAAACCGGCCGACGACGAAGTCTCGTCAAGCGAATCCGGCCTTCTGGCATGACGCGATCTGGCGGACGGCAAGCTGCAACAAGGGGGGGGGGGACAAGGAGGGAAATACGCAAAACCCCTCGCCACCAGGGGTGACGAGGGGTTTGAGGCTGACACTCGAGACTGACTGACGCGTGCGATCAGGCAGCGCGGGTCAGAATACGACGCGCCACGTCCGGCGTGATATCGCCGTGCTCACCGATGGCGGTGAAGCCGTGACGGGTCAGGTTGTCGACCAGCTGATCGATGCTGTCGGCACTGATACCAGCTTCGCTCAACGATACCGGCGCGCCCATGCGCGTGAAGAACTCACGGGTCTTGTCGATGGCAGCCCGCGCAACGCTCTCCTCATCGCCTTCCAGTGCCCAGACGCGACGACCGTATTGCGCCAGCTTGGCACGCTTGGCCTCGAACAGCTCTTCCCACAGCGCCGGCATCACGATGGTCAGGGTGCGACCATGATCGACACCGTGCAGTGCGGTAATCTCGTGACCGATCATGTGGGTGGCCCAGTCCTGCGGCACGCCACGCCCGATCAGGCCGTTGAGACCCAGGTTGGCGGCCCACATGATATTGGCGCGCACGGCCAGGTCATCCGGCTGGCTAAGCACCTTGGGGCCTTCCTCGATCAAGGTCAGCAACAGACCCTCGGAGAAGCGATCCTGCACCGGCGCGTTGACCGGGTAGGTCAAATACTGCTCGCTGACGTGCACGAATGCATCGACGACACCGTTGACGCTCTGGCGCTCCGGCAGGGTCAGGGTGGTAGCCGGGTCCAGCACCGCGAAACGCGGATAGGCCAGTTCGCTGAACATCGGCAGCTTGTCATGTGTCTCATAGTTGGTGACCACGGCGTTGCCATTGGACTCGGAGCCCGTAGCCGGCAGTGTCAGTACCACGCCCAGCGGCAGCGCCATCTCGGGGTGCTTGCCCTCGGCGAGAATTTCCCACGGATCACCGGCATGACAGGCGGCGAGCGCGAGAAACTTGCTGCCATCGGCGACGCTGCCACCTCCGACCGCCAGCAGATAGTCGATCTTCTCGCGCTTGATGATTTCCAGGGCTTCGAGCAGGGTGTGATAGCTCGGGTTCGGCTCGATGCCGCCGAAGCTCCACCACTGACGACCTTCCAGTGCGCCTTCGATCTGATCCATCACGCCGTTGCGCTTGATCGACCCGCCACCGTAGGTGACCAGCACGCGGGCATCCGCCGGAATCTCGTCACGCACCTTGGCGATCTGGCCGGCACCGAAGTGCACGCGGGTCGGGTTCTGATAGGTAAAGTCCTGCATGATGCTCTCCTCGCGGAGTCAGGGGCGACACGGCAACATGAGATGACAGAGCCGTGGTCAGGCGCCACCTGACACAGAGTGATATGTGGGCGAAGTGACAGAAAAGCGCGACGATGACGCCACCTGCCCACGAACGATGGTCTGCATTCTAGAGCAGCGACCAAGACTAAAGTAGAGCACAGGCCGCACGTCTTTGGTTCGTAAGAGTCACCAATCCTTACAACCAGTGATATTTAGCGACCAGTAATGCGTGATGGCAAATGTTTGGCCAACCACGCAAAAGGCCCGCCGCGGCGAGCCTTTCGTGACTGTCTGAGCAGCGCGCGTACGCGCGGTGTCAGGTGTTCGGGTCTCCAGTTCGGGTCTCCAGTTCGGATCTTCAGTAATGCTGGCTCAGTTCTAAGATCAAGTTCTAAGATCAGAGACGCACCAGCATCTTGCCCTTGTTGCCACCCGAGAACAGCTTGAGGAAGGCGTCCGGCGTCTGCTCGAGCCCTTCTTCCACCGTCTCTTCGTAGTCGATATCGCCCTTGGCGACCTGCGGCCCTACCTCTTCGAGGAAGCGGCTGTAGTTCTGCCAGTGATCAAAGACGATGAAGCCTTGCATGCGCGCGCGACGGATCAGGATCATCGAGATGTTCGAGGGGCCAGGCGCCACCTCGGTATCGTTGTAGCTGGAGATCATGCCGCAGACGGCGATACGAGCGCCGACATTCAGGTTGTTCAGCGCCGCCACTAGGCAATCACCGCCGACATTCTCGTAGTAGACATCGAAGCCGTCCGGGCAGGCTTCCTTGAGCGCCTTCGTCAGCTGCTCGGCATCCTTGCCCTTGTAGCTGACCGCCTTGACGCCCCGCGCTTCCAGCCAATCGAGCTTTTCCTGGCTGCCGGCGATGCCGACGACGGTGCCACCCTTGGCCTTGGCCAGCTGCACGGCGAGCGAGCCGACCGCACCGGAGGCCGCGCTGACCAGCACGTTATCGCCCTCTTTCATCTCGGCGATGATGTTGAGGCCGGTCCAGGCGGTCATGCCCGGCATGCCCAGCACGCCCAGGTAGGCCTGCTCCGGCACCTCGATGCTCGGCAGCGGTTCGACCTGGTCACCAGAGAGCTGCGCGATGTCACGCCAGCCACCCATGTGACGTACCTTGTCGCCGCGCTTGAAGCGAGAGTCACGTGACTCGATCACTTCACCGACGGCTGCGCCCTGCAGCGGCTCATTGAGCTCGAAGGGGTCGATATAGGTCTTCACGCCGCTCATGCGGCCACGCATGTAGGGATCCACGGACAGCCAGCTGTTGCGAATGCGCACCTCGCCTTCACCGAGCTCGCTCAGCTCCTCTTCGCGCAACTGGAACAGGTCGCGTTCCGGGGTGCCTTTCGGATAGTCGGTGATCGTGTAATAGCGTGTCTGCATGCGATGCTCCTTGCGAATGATCTGGTCAAACGACTTGTGATCAGAATCGTCATCAGGCCGCTGGCCCGAGGCCTCAACCCTGTGACGACTGGCCGCCGAAAGCGTTGCTCGGCGACGAAGTGCCCCCAGATTACGCGCGCTCCCGATATCACACCAATGACAGAAACTGAATCCCGGTATGCATGAGACTGATATCATATGCGGTTGAAACTGCACACTTTCATCCCAGCGACTGGGCCGCCTCGCTACCGGGAACCACTTGCCATGCACCTGGCTGAACTTGCCCGCCATGATCTCAATACGCTGGTTGCGCTGCATGCGCTGCTGGAAACCCGCAGCGTGTCGCGGGCCGCTGAGCGCCTCAACCTGAGCCAGCCTGCGGTGTCCCGCACCCTGGGCCGTCTGCGCGAGGCCTTCGATGACCCCCTGTTCGTACGCGCGCAACGCGGTCTGCGCCCCACCGCACGCGCAGAGGCCCTCAGGCAGCCCCTCGCCCGTCTGCTGCAGGAGCTGGGTGCCCTGCTGGCACCGCCCGAGTTCTCGCCTGGAGATAGCCAGCGTCGCTTTCAGCTGGCCACCACCGATTACGGTATGCACGCCTTCGTGGCGCCCCAGATCGCCCCACTGCACGCGCAGGCACCCGGCATCCGCCTGGATATCCAGGCCTATGGCGGCAATGTCGAACAGCAGCTGGAAGAAGGCGGGCCGGAGCTTGCGATGTGCGTGCCCACCGCCAGGGTGCCGGCCGGCGTGCATGGTCGCGAGATCGGGGATGATCAGTTCGTCTGCGTGATGCGCCAGGACCATCCGCTGGCAGCGAAGGAGACCTTGAGCCTGGAGGACTTCCTCGCCGCCAGTCACCAACTGATCAGCATGGGCGGTGATGAGCGAGGCGCGGTGGACCTCAAGCTGGCGGAACTGGGACTGAGTCGTCAGGTGGTCATGCGCCAGCCCCATTTTCTGGCCGCCTTCAGTGTCAGCTGTCACAGCGACCTGCTGCTGTGCGTGCCGGGCTGTCTGGCCATCAGCATGCTCGATCAGCTGCCGCTGGCCCTGCGTCCGCTACCCATCACCCTCAACCGCTTCTCCTACTGGCTGGTGTGGCACGAACGCCTGCATCATGACACTGGCCACCGCTGGCTGCGCCAGACGCTCTCCACAGGCATTCAGGTCCGTCACCGCGAACTCTCCCAGCAGCTGCGTCAGCGGCTGGGCTCGTGACTTGATACATGACGCGTGACCTGACACCAAGCTCGTGATCTGACGCCACACCCGCACGTAGCCTCGCGGCCTGAGCTTCGCTACCTGAGCCTGCGAGGCTTGAACCCAATGACCTGAACTCAATGGCTTGAACCCAACGGCTTGAACCCAACGGCTTGAACCAAAAAAAGACCGCCACCCCAAGGGGTGACGGTCTCATTGGCAGGCAACGCTGCCCACGCCAGTTGCCTGGCTCATTTGCGCTCGATCAGTTGCGCTCGATCTCGGCACGCTCGCGCAGGGATTCCTGCAGGCCCGTGACAGCGGCCTGAGCACGCAGACGTGTGGCCAGACGCGAGAGGAACTGGTCCATCTCGCTCGGCTCGGCCTCGCCGATCTCGGTCAGGGCGATCAGCGCGATGCCACCACTCAGCGACGCCTTGCCGTAGACCGGCTGGCCATCCTGCGGGTGCGCCAGCGTGAAGGCCTGCTTGACCAGGCTCTGCGGCAGCTGGGTGC comes from bacterium Scap17 and encodes:
- a CDS encoding LysR family transcriptional regulator, with amino-acid sequence MDKASRLLLFLDVVEAQSFSKAADHRQVNRSVVSKQISRLEEELQIRLFNRSTRSLALTDAGREIHQHALRLREVLEDTDDVAGAYQDGPRGILKITSPSHFGRTYVAQAVRLYMERYPDTQVEVRLEDHLTDLIGGGYDLAIRMSELEDSNLIARPLAAHRHLICASPAFIERHGMPQTPADLSGLPAAVYSRDGFILDRLRVCTESGVEEKVALDSRLKVNDADVLIGAIKSGACYGMVSAISIKDEILDGELVPLLTNVPMKPLPSIHLVYPHRQYLPQKTRRFSDCLQEVVGTPPVWEQRIPGFENMYGYGSGCSE
- a CDS encoding EAL domain-containing protein — encoded protein: MTAGGVNVPLDILIKLLSSIEEPLWIHDCFGQLAWTSPRARQEDKVPELPSPLPKQPEPCGISGQPGFWLMGITGELGEWLLVQKANLPWRMAIFDAECLVANTCGWQELFGTERPRLEPVSERRVRLKAPFSGLAEARAAGVDDKVLIALRRMQPINLLSRDRFNAQIDELLLEESIDGGIIYLSLTHLEIINSAHGAERIDPLLERVAEAMSLQYRDALVCRPLGNAFALFFAGDEASLIMRANELCERLVMLMRLDGKPLPVTARVGISLAPQHARRAHRLMHLAELAMLHGGYDDIDVCGPLHVFSPGAHMQHLNDYRLTSDLREHLEELDLAFQPQFDLASGEAVGVEVLVRWDHPELGTIGPGRFIPLAEQYGLIGTVGARVMDTALSATRDLVTPNGKPLSVAINVSAQEFRDPGFPERVSEALARHGFLPERLELEITESSRVPDLDRVVERLTGLIERGVRLAIDDFGTGFASLLYVRDLRACRLKVDQRFVGSLDHDARDRAIVSHAISLADSLGMEVLAEGVETAEQERLLVEMGCHLVQGFRYARPKRLPELVEWLNRKPSIHPYP
- the queC gene encoding 7-cyano-7-deazaguanine synthase QueC — encoded protein: MTLNVQNSAVSASAPSAERPRAVVIYSGGMDSYTVLHQALKEGFEVHALSFHYGQRHSRELDVARQVCESLGVAHEVVDIRAIHGLIDNSALTNSDQTMPKADYDEASMTSTVVPNRNMILLSLAIAKAVNIEAEVCFYGAHGGDHVLYPDCRPEFVDKMNAVAAIANFSPVEIRAPFLHASKDEILAAGIAMQLDYAQTWTCYEGRELACGECGSCRERLEAFADHGLSDPLGYETTDSVKDAGIL
- the queE gene encoding 7-carboxy-7-deazaguanine synthase, yielding MYTVKEAFYTLQGEGARAGRASVFCRFAGCNLWSGREQDRDTSVCRFCDTDFVGTNGQNGGKFRTANALADFLASLWPEHTGIATPYVVFTGGEPLLQLDSELVDAMHARGFEIAVETNGTIEPPAGIDWLCVSPKGASELTLTGGDELKLVYPQPEALPERFVSLDFAHFYLQPLDTAALDALTAPAAAREHYREVLASDTPMNQCVSYCMRNPQWQLSLQTHKISGID
- a CDS encoding 6-pyruvoyl tetrahydropterin synthase-related protein; the encoded protein is MTPKTLFVRALTAVDASVWSNTRGLHGISQHLDLELDGAVGHDGMLFDFGDVKPWAKRMIDQDADHTLIVPSQAEGVSITDCPEGLCLRFTQPYAMEVRGPRQAFCLLPVAEVTSEVLANHFEKLLTRRLPPRVEALRVRLRDETIDGAAYTYSHGLRHHSGNCQRIAHGHRSPLVIERNGVRDTALEAEWAGKLNDRYLAEEGDLIDRPGRELVFSYEAPQGRFRIRLPRKQVWLLPTPTTIEWIADWLARQIALDSGDSIRVEAYEGINKGAIARHTPQTAREPLVLPEHEDTTATS
- a CDS encoding YkgJ family cysteine cluster protein — translated: MTQTAAPSADAATLGCRAGCGGCCIAPSISSPIPGMPDGKPAGVRCVQLDDDNLCKLFGTPQRPAVCRDFDFDHELCGDSREEALRLIGEWERLT
- a CDS encoding GTP-binding protein, with the protein product MSVASRGADTGDAPTDFARQTRIPVHLITGFLGTGKSSFIQALVATKPEDEHWAILVNEFGQVGIDQALFAWREDVSVKGLPGGCLCCQLAFVLQAGLVSLIHQTRPDRLIIEPSGLGHPAGLIDVLRSEGLASALALEEVITLLDPRALDDPRTREHGTFRDQLTLAGGVVLSKRDLASDQQLAAAHEFLAGMWPRKRWVGELGRADGETHALKARMNGQEARIIDWLMAGQGASGSVDEPLAEQMNVTMPAAHRAAYANAGQALEASVGDESPASDVMPLSGAPVIEQAEGLEHASLGWRIAASEVFDLDQLTQWLDGLPREWRIKGVFHTQDGWRSYNRAKGRAELAPSSWREDSRLELIAPLDGQEQGEEQEGMVAALPLEDSHQLNAALLACRSDGAARPFNFFGE
- a CDS encoding iron-containing alcohol dehydrogenase; this encodes MQDFTYQNPTRVHFGAGQIAKVRDEIPADARVLVTYGGGSIKRNGVMDQIEGALEGRQWWSFGGIEPNPSYHTLLEALEIIKREKIDYLLAVGGGSVADGSKFLALAACHAGDPWEILAEGKHPEMALPLGVVLTLPATGSESNGNAVVTNYETHDKLPMFSELAYPRFAVLDPATTLTLPERQSVNGVVDAFVHVSEQYLTYPVNAPVQDRFSEGLLLTLIEEGPKVLSQPDDLAVRANIMWAANLGLNGLIGRGVPQDWATHMIGHEITALHGVDHGRTLTIVMPALWEELFEAKRAKLAQYGRRVWALEGDEESVARAAIDKTREFFTRMGAPVSLSEAGISADSIDQLVDNLTRHGFTAIGEHGDITPDVARRILTRAA
- a CDS encoding NADP-dependent oxidoreductase, which gives rise to MQTRYYTITDYPKGTPERDLFQLREEELSELGEGEVRIRNSWLSVDPYMRGRMSGVKTYIDPFELNEPLQGAAVGEVIESRDSRFKRGDKVRHMGGWRDIAQLSGDQVEPLPSIEVPEQAYLGVLGMPGMTAWTGLNIIAEMKEGDNVLVSAASGAVGSLAVQLAKAKGGTVVGIAGSQEKLDWLEARGVKAVSYKGKDAEQLTKALKEACPDGFDVYYENVGGDCLVAALNNLNVGARIAVCGMISSYNDTEVAPGPSNISMILIRRARMQGFIVFDHWQNYSRFLEEVGPQVAKGDIDYEETVEEGLEQTPDAFLKLFSGGNKGKMLVRL
- a CDS encoding LysR family transcriptional regulator, whose translation is MRLKLHTFIPATGPPRYREPLAMHLAELARHDLNTLVALHALLETRSVSRAAERLNLSQPAVSRTLGRLREAFDDPLFVRAQRGLRPTARAEALRQPLARLLQELGALLAPPEFSPGDSQRRFQLATTDYGMHAFVAPQIAPLHAQAPGIRLDIQAYGGNVEQQLEEGGPELAMCVPTARVPAGVHGREIGDDQFVCVMRQDHPLAAKETLSLEDFLAASHQLISMGGDERGAVDLKLAELGLSRQVVMRQPHFLAAFSVSCHSDLLLCVPGCLAISMLDQLPLALRPLPITLNRFSYWLVWHERLHHDTGHRWLRQTLSTGIQVRHRELSQQLRQRLGS